From Ovis aries strain OAR_USU_Benz2616 breed Rambouillet chromosome 21, ARS-UI_Ramb_v3.0, whole genome shotgun sequence, a single genomic window includes:
- the GRK2 gene encoding beta-adrenergic receptor kinase 1 isoform X2, whose product MADLEAVLADVSYLMAMEKSKATPAARASKKILLPEPSIRSVMQKYLEDRGEVTFEKIFSQKLGYLLFRDFCLKHLEQAKPLVEFYEEIKNYEKLETEEERLACSRDIFDKYIMKELLACSHPFSKSAIEHVQGHLVKKQVPPDLFQPYIEEICQNLRGDVFQKFIESDKFTRFCQWKNVELNIHLTMNDFSVHRIIGRGGFGEVYGCRKADTGKMYAMKCLDKKRIKMKQGETLALNERIMLSLVSTGDCPFIVCMSYAFHTPDKLSFILDLMNGGDLHYHLSQHGVFSEADMRFYAAEIILGLEHMHNRFVVYRDLKPANILLDEHGHVRISDLGLACDFSKKKPHASVGTHGYMAPEVLQKGVAYDSSADWFSLGCMLFKLLRGHSPFRQHKTKDKHEIDRMTLTMAVELPDSFSPELRSLLEGLLQRDVNRRLGCLGRGAQEVKESPFFRSLDWQMVFLQKYPPPLIPPRGEVNAADAFDIGSFDEEDTKGIKLLDSDQELYRNFPLTISERWQQEVAETVFDTINAETDRLEARKKTKNKQLGHEEDYALGKDCIMHGYMSKMGNPFLTQWQRRYFYLFPNRLEWRGEGEAPSLLTMEEIQSVEETQIKERKCLLLKIRGGKQFVLQCDSDPELVQWKKELRDAYREAQQLVQRVPKMKNKPRSPVVELSKVPLIQRGSANGL is encoded by the exons CATCCGCAGCGTCATGCAGAAGTACCTGGAGGACCGGGGTGAGGTGACCTTTGAGAAGATCTTCTCCCAGAAGCTGG GGTACTTGCTCTTCCGAGATTTCTGCCTGAAGCACCTGGAGCAGGCCAAGCCCTTGGTGGAGTTCTACGAGGAG ATCAAGAACTATGAGAagctggagacagaggaggagcgCCTGGCCTGCAGCCGAGACATCTTCGACAAGTACATCATGAAGGAGCTGCTGGCCTGCTCACAT ccttTCTCAAAAAGCGCCATCGAGCACGTCCAGGGCCATCTGGTGAAGAAGCAGGTGCCTCCGGATCTCTTCCAG CCATATATTGAAGAAATTTGCCAGAACCTCCGAGGAGACGTGTTCCAGAAATTCATCGAGAG TGATAAATTCACACGATTTTGCCAGTGGAAGAATGTAGAGCTCAACATCCAT CTGACCATGAACGACTTCAGTGTGCACCGCATCATCGGGCGAGGTGGCTTCGGCGAGGTCTACGGCTGCCGGAAGGCCGACACGGGCAAGAT GTATGCCATGAAGTGTCTGGACAAGAAGCGCATCAAGATGAAGCAAGGGGAGACTCTGGCCCTGAATGAGCGCATCATGCTGTCGCTCGTCAGCACCGGG GACTGCCCGTTCATCGTCTGCATGTCATACGCCTTCCACACACCGGACAAGCTCAGCTTCATCCTGGATCTCATGAACG GCGGGGACCTGCACTACCACCTGTCCCAGCACGGGGTCTTCTCTGAGGCCGACATGCGCTTCTACGCCGCGGAGATCATCCTGGGCCTGGAGCACATGCACAACCGCTTCGTGGTCTACCGGGACCTGAAG CCGGCCAACATCCTGCTGGACGAGCACGGGCACGTGCGCATCTCAGACCTGGGCCTGGCCTGTGACTTCTCCAAGAAGAAGCCTCACGCCAGTGT GGGCACCCACGGGTACATGGCTCCCGAGGTTCTACAGAAGGGCGTGGCCTATGACAGCAGCGCCGACTGGTTCTCCCTGGGCTGCATGCTCTTCAAGCTGCTGCGAGG GCATAGCCCTTTCCGGCAGCACAAGACCAAAGACAAGCATGAGATCGACAGAATGACATTGACAATG gcTGTGGAGCTGCCTGACTCCTTCTCCCCTGAGCTCCGCTCCTTGCTGGAGGGGCTGCTGCAGAGGGATGTCAACCGGAGGCTAGGCTGCCTGGGCCGAGG GGCCCAGGAGGTAAAGGAGAGCCCCTTCTTCCGTTCCCTGGACTGGCAGATGGTCTTCTTGCAAAAG TACCCTCCCCCATTGATCCCCCCACGAGGGGAGGTGAACGCAGCCGACGCCTTCGACATTGGCTCCTTTGATGAGGAGGACACAAAAGGAATCAAG CTACTGGACAGTGACCAGGAGCTCTACCGCAACTTCCCCCTGACCATCTCGGAGCGGTGGCAGCAGGAGGTAGCAGAGACTGTCTTTGACACCATCAATGCTGAGACAGACCGGCTGGAGGCCCgcaagaaaaccaaaaacaagcAGTTGGGCCACGAGGAAG ACTACGCCCTGGGCAAGGACTGCATCATGCATGGCTACATGTCCAAGATGGGCAACCCCTTCCTGACCCAGTGGCAGCGGCGGTACTTCTACCTGTTCCCCAACCGGCTCGAGTGGCGGGGCGAGGGCGAGGCCCCG AGCCTGCTGACCATGGAGGAGATCCAGTCGGTGGAGGAGACGCAGATCAAGGAGCGAAAGTGCCTCCTCCTCAAGATCCGAGGTGGCAAGCAGTTTGTCCTGCAGTGTGAC AGTGACCCAGAGCTGGTGCAGTGGAAGAAGGAGTTGCGAGACGCCTACCGCGAAGCCCAGCAGCTGGTGCAGCGGGTGCCCAAGATGAAGAACAAGCCGCGCTCGCCCGTCGTGGAGCTGAGCAAGGTGCCACTGATCCAGCGCGGCAGCGCCAACGGCCTCTGA
- the GRK2 gene encoding beta-adrenergic receptor kinase 1 isoform X1: protein MADLEAVLADVSYLMAMEKSKATPAARASKKILLPEPSIRSVMQKYLEDRGEVTFEKIFSQKLGYLLFRDFCLKHLEQAKPLVEFYEEIKNYEKLETEEERLACSRDIFDKYIMKELLACSHPFSKSAIEHVQGHLVKKQVPPDLFQPYIEEICQNLRGDVFQKFIESDKFTRFCQWKNVELNIHLTMNDFSVHRIIGRGGFGEVYGCRKADTGKMYAMKCLDKKRIKMKQGETLALNERIMLSLVSTGDCPFIVCMSYAFHTPDKLSFILDLMNGGDLHYHLSQHGVFSEADMRFYAAEIILGLEHMHNRFVVYRDLKPANILLDEHGHVRISDLGLACDFSKKKPHASVGTHGYMAPEVLQKGVAYDSSADWFSLGCMLFKLLRGHSPFRQHKTKDKHEIDRMTLTMAVELPDSFSPELRSLLEGLLQRDVNRRLGCLGRGAQEVKESPFFRSLDWQMVFLQKYPPPLIPPRGEVNAADAFDIGSFDEEDTKGIKLLDSDQELYRNFPLTISERWQQEVAETVFDTINAETDRLEARKKTKNKQLGHEEDYALGKDCIMHGYMSKMGNPFLTQWQRRYFYLFPNRLEWRGEGEAPQSLLTMEEIQSVEETQIKERKCLLLKIRGGKQFVLQCDSDPELVQWKKELRDAYREAQQLVQRVPKMKNKPRSPVVELSKVPLIQRGSANGL from the exons CATCCGCAGCGTCATGCAGAAGTACCTGGAGGACCGGGGTGAGGTGACCTTTGAGAAGATCTTCTCCCAGAAGCTGG GGTACTTGCTCTTCCGAGATTTCTGCCTGAAGCACCTGGAGCAGGCCAAGCCCTTGGTGGAGTTCTACGAGGAG ATCAAGAACTATGAGAagctggagacagaggaggagcgCCTGGCCTGCAGCCGAGACATCTTCGACAAGTACATCATGAAGGAGCTGCTGGCCTGCTCACAT ccttTCTCAAAAAGCGCCATCGAGCACGTCCAGGGCCATCTGGTGAAGAAGCAGGTGCCTCCGGATCTCTTCCAG CCATATATTGAAGAAATTTGCCAGAACCTCCGAGGAGACGTGTTCCAGAAATTCATCGAGAG TGATAAATTCACACGATTTTGCCAGTGGAAGAATGTAGAGCTCAACATCCAT CTGACCATGAACGACTTCAGTGTGCACCGCATCATCGGGCGAGGTGGCTTCGGCGAGGTCTACGGCTGCCGGAAGGCCGACACGGGCAAGAT GTATGCCATGAAGTGTCTGGACAAGAAGCGCATCAAGATGAAGCAAGGGGAGACTCTGGCCCTGAATGAGCGCATCATGCTGTCGCTCGTCAGCACCGGG GACTGCCCGTTCATCGTCTGCATGTCATACGCCTTCCACACACCGGACAAGCTCAGCTTCATCCTGGATCTCATGAACG GCGGGGACCTGCACTACCACCTGTCCCAGCACGGGGTCTTCTCTGAGGCCGACATGCGCTTCTACGCCGCGGAGATCATCCTGGGCCTGGAGCACATGCACAACCGCTTCGTGGTCTACCGGGACCTGAAG CCGGCCAACATCCTGCTGGACGAGCACGGGCACGTGCGCATCTCAGACCTGGGCCTGGCCTGTGACTTCTCCAAGAAGAAGCCTCACGCCAGTGT GGGCACCCACGGGTACATGGCTCCCGAGGTTCTACAGAAGGGCGTGGCCTATGACAGCAGCGCCGACTGGTTCTCCCTGGGCTGCATGCTCTTCAAGCTGCTGCGAGG GCATAGCCCTTTCCGGCAGCACAAGACCAAAGACAAGCATGAGATCGACAGAATGACATTGACAATG gcTGTGGAGCTGCCTGACTCCTTCTCCCCTGAGCTCCGCTCCTTGCTGGAGGGGCTGCTGCAGAGGGATGTCAACCGGAGGCTAGGCTGCCTGGGCCGAGG GGCCCAGGAGGTAAAGGAGAGCCCCTTCTTCCGTTCCCTGGACTGGCAGATGGTCTTCTTGCAAAAG TACCCTCCCCCATTGATCCCCCCACGAGGGGAGGTGAACGCAGCCGACGCCTTCGACATTGGCTCCTTTGATGAGGAGGACACAAAAGGAATCAAG CTACTGGACAGTGACCAGGAGCTCTACCGCAACTTCCCCCTGACCATCTCGGAGCGGTGGCAGCAGGAGGTAGCAGAGACTGTCTTTGACACCATCAATGCTGAGACAGACCGGCTGGAGGCCCgcaagaaaaccaaaaacaagcAGTTGGGCCACGAGGAAG ACTACGCCCTGGGCAAGGACTGCATCATGCATGGCTACATGTCCAAGATGGGCAACCCCTTCCTGACCCAGTGGCAGCGGCGGTACTTCTACCTGTTCCCCAACCGGCTCGAGTGGCGGGGCGAGGGCGAGGCCCCG CAGAGCCTGCTGACCATGGAGGAGATCCAGTCGGTGGAGGAGACGCAGATCAAGGAGCGAAAGTGCCTCCTCCTCAAGATCCGAGGTGGCAAGCAGTTTGTCCTGCAGTGTGAC AGTGACCCAGAGCTGGTGCAGTGGAAGAAGGAGTTGCGAGACGCCTACCGCGAAGCCCAGCAGCTGGTGCAGCGGGTGCCCAAGATGAAGAACAAGCCGCGCTCGCCCGTCGTGGAGCTGAGCAAGGTGCCACTGATCCAGCGCGGCAGCGCCAACGGCCTCTGA
- the GRK2 gene encoding beta-adrenergic receptor kinase 1 isoform X3 has translation MQKYLEDRGEVTFEKIFSQKLGYLLFRDFCLKHLEQAKPLVEFYEEIKNYEKLETEEERLACSRDIFDKYIMKELLACSHPFSKSAIEHVQGHLVKKQVPPDLFQPYIEEICQNLRGDVFQKFIESDKFTRFCQWKNVELNIHLTMNDFSVHRIIGRGGFGEVYGCRKADTGKMYAMKCLDKKRIKMKQGETLALNERIMLSLVSTGDCPFIVCMSYAFHTPDKLSFILDLMNGGDLHYHLSQHGVFSEADMRFYAAEIILGLEHMHNRFVVYRDLKPANILLDEHGHVRISDLGLACDFSKKKPHASVGTHGYMAPEVLQKGVAYDSSADWFSLGCMLFKLLRGHSPFRQHKTKDKHEIDRMTLTMAVELPDSFSPELRSLLEGLLQRDVNRRLGCLGRGAQEVKESPFFRSLDWQMVFLQKYPPPLIPPRGEVNAADAFDIGSFDEEDTKGIKLLDSDQELYRNFPLTISERWQQEVAETVFDTINAETDRLEARKKTKNKQLGHEEDYALGKDCIMHGYMSKMGNPFLTQWQRRYFYLFPNRLEWRGEGEAPQSLLTMEEIQSVEETQIKERKCLLLKIRGGKQFVLQCDSDPELVQWKKELRDAYREAQQLVQRVPKMKNKPRSPVVELSKVPLIQRGSANGL, from the exons ATGCAGAAGTACCTGGAGGACCGGGGTGAGGTGACCTTTGAGAAGATCTTCTCCCAGAAGCTGG GGTACTTGCTCTTCCGAGATTTCTGCCTGAAGCACCTGGAGCAGGCCAAGCCCTTGGTGGAGTTCTACGAGGAG ATCAAGAACTATGAGAagctggagacagaggaggagcgCCTGGCCTGCAGCCGAGACATCTTCGACAAGTACATCATGAAGGAGCTGCTGGCCTGCTCACAT ccttTCTCAAAAAGCGCCATCGAGCACGTCCAGGGCCATCTGGTGAAGAAGCAGGTGCCTCCGGATCTCTTCCAG CCATATATTGAAGAAATTTGCCAGAACCTCCGAGGAGACGTGTTCCAGAAATTCATCGAGAG TGATAAATTCACACGATTTTGCCAGTGGAAGAATGTAGAGCTCAACATCCAT CTGACCATGAACGACTTCAGTGTGCACCGCATCATCGGGCGAGGTGGCTTCGGCGAGGTCTACGGCTGCCGGAAGGCCGACACGGGCAAGAT GTATGCCATGAAGTGTCTGGACAAGAAGCGCATCAAGATGAAGCAAGGGGAGACTCTGGCCCTGAATGAGCGCATCATGCTGTCGCTCGTCAGCACCGGG GACTGCCCGTTCATCGTCTGCATGTCATACGCCTTCCACACACCGGACAAGCTCAGCTTCATCCTGGATCTCATGAACG GCGGGGACCTGCACTACCACCTGTCCCAGCACGGGGTCTTCTCTGAGGCCGACATGCGCTTCTACGCCGCGGAGATCATCCTGGGCCTGGAGCACATGCACAACCGCTTCGTGGTCTACCGGGACCTGAAG CCGGCCAACATCCTGCTGGACGAGCACGGGCACGTGCGCATCTCAGACCTGGGCCTGGCCTGTGACTTCTCCAAGAAGAAGCCTCACGCCAGTGT GGGCACCCACGGGTACATGGCTCCCGAGGTTCTACAGAAGGGCGTGGCCTATGACAGCAGCGCCGACTGGTTCTCCCTGGGCTGCATGCTCTTCAAGCTGCTGCGAGG GCATAGCCCTTTCCGGCAGCACAAGACCAAAGACAAGCATGAGATCGACAGAATGACATTGACAATG gcTGTGGAGCTGCCTGACTCCTTCTCCCCTGAGCTCCGCTCCTTGCTGGAGGGGCTGCTGCAGAGGGATGTCAACCGGAGGCTAGGCTGCCTGGGCCGAGG GGCCCAGGAGGTAAAGGAGAGCCCCTTCTTCCGTTCCCTGGACTGGCAGATGGTCTTCTTGCAAAAG TACCCTCCCCCATTGATCCCCCCACGAGGGGAGGTGAACGCAGCCGACGCCTTCGACATTGGCTCCTTTGATGAGGAGGACACAAAAGGAATCAAG CTACTGGACAGTGACCAGGAGCTCTACCGCAACTTCCCCCTGACCATCTCGGAGCGGTGGCAGCAGGAGGTAGCAGAGACTGTCTTTGACACCATCAATGCTGAGACAGACCGGCTGGAGGCCCgcaagaaaaccaaaaacaagcAGTTGGGCCACGAGGAAG ACTACGCCCTGGGCAAGGACTGCATCATGCATGGCTACATGTCCAAGATGGGCAACCCCTTCCTGACCCAGTGGCAGCGGCGGTACTTCTACCTGTTCCCCAACCGGCTCGAGTGGCGGGGCGAGGGCGAGGCCCCG CAGAGCCTGCTGACCATGGAGGAGATCCAGTCGGTGGAGGAGACGCAGATCAAGGAGCGAAAGTGCCTCCTCCTCAAGATCCGAGGTGGCAAGCAGTTTGTCCTGCAGTGTGAC AGTGACCCAGAGCTGGTGCAGTGGAAGAAGGAGTTGCGAGACGCCTACCGCGAAGCCCAGCAGCTGGTGCAGCGGGTGCCCAAGATGAAGAACAAGCCGCGCTCGCCCGTCGTGGAGCTGAGCAAGGTGCCACTGATCCAGCGCGGCAGCGCCAACGGCCTCTGA
- the ANKRD13D gene encoding ankyrin repeat domain-containing protein 13D isoform X1 — MAGPGPTFPLHRLVWANRHRELEAALHSRQHDIEQEDPRGRTPLELAVSLGNLESVRVLLRHNANVGKESCQGWAVLQEAVSTGDPEMVQLVLQYRDYQRATQRLAGIPELLNKLRQAPDFYVEMKWEFTSWVPLVSKMCPSDVYRVWKRGESLRVDTSLLGFEHMTWQRGRRSFIFKGQEAGALVMEVDHDRQVVHTETLGLALHEPEVLLAAMRPSEEHVASRLTSPIVSTHLDTRNVAFERNKCGIWGWRSEKMETVSGYEAKVYSATNVELVTRTRTEHLSDQDKARIKGGKTPFQSFLGIAQQHSSHNGAPVQQAASPTNPTAISPDEYFDPNFSLESRNIGRPIEMSSKVQRFKATLWLSEEHPLSLGDQVTPIIDLMAISNAHFAKLRDFITLRLPPGFPVKIEIPLFHVLNARITFSNLCGCDEPLSSVWVPAPGSAVATSGSPFPCEVDPAVFEVPEGYSVLGAERSEPLRDEDDDLLQFAIQQSLLEAGTEAEQVTVWEALTNTRPGVHHAQATAYEEQLQLERALQESLRMSTEPGGLGSPHRTPPTPAPPSFEEQLRLALELSSREQEERERRGQQEEEDLQRILQLSLTEH; from the exons ATGGCAGGCCCGGGTCCCACCTTCCCGCTGCATCGGCTCGTCTGGGCGAACCGACACCGCGAACTGGAGGCCGCGCTGCACAGCCGCCAG CATGACATTGAACAGGAAGACCCCCGGGGGCGAACCCCGCTGGAGCTGGCCGTGTCCCTAGGGAACCTGGAGTCCGTGAGAGTCCTCCTTCGACACAATGCCAACGTGGGCAAAGAGAGCTGTCAGGGCTGGGCAG TCCTGCAGGAGGCCGTCAGCACTGGGGACCCTGAGATGGTGCAGCTGGTGCTCCAGTATCGGGACTACCAGAGGGCCACGCAGAGGCTGGCCGGCATTCCGGAACTGCTCAACAAACTCCGCCAG GCCCCCGACTTCTACGTGGAGATGAAGTGGGAGTTCACCAGCTGGG TGCCCCTGGTGTCCAAGATGTGCCCGAGTGACGTGTACCGTGTGTGGAAGCGGGGTGAGAGCCTGCGGGTGGACACCAGCCTCCTGGGCTTTGAGCACATGACTTGGCAGCGTGGCCGGAGGAGCTTCATCTTCAAGGGCCAGG AGGCCGGAGCCTTGGTGATGGAGGTCGACCACGACCGGCAGGTGGTGCACACGGAGACTCTAGGGCTCGCGCTGCACGAGCCCGAAGTGCTGCTGGCCGCCATGCGGCCCAGCGAGGAGCACGTGGCCAGTCGCCTCACCTCTCCCATCGTCTCCACCCACCTGGACACTCGAAACGTGGCCTTCGAGAG GAACAAATGTGGTATCTGGGGCTGGCGGTCTGAGAAGATGGAAACCGTTAGCGGCTACGAGGCCAAG GTGTACAGTGCCACCAACGTGGAGCTGGTGACACGCACACGCACGGAGCACCTCTCTGATCAGGACAAGGCGAGGATCAAAG GGGGGAAGACTCCATTCCAGTCCTTCCTTGGCATTGCCCAGCAGCACTCCTCCCACAATGGG GCTCCTGTGCAGCAGGCAGCCAGCCCTACAAACCCCACAGCCATTTCCCCCGATGAATACTTTGACCCCAACTTCAGCCTGGAGTCGAGGAACATCGGCCGCCCCATTGAGATGTCCAGCAAAGTACAGAG GTTCAAGGCGACGCTGTGGCTGAGCGAGGAGCACCCGCTGTCCCTGGGGGACCAGGTGACGCCCATCATTGACCTGATGGCCATCAGCAACGCTCACTTTGCCAAGCTGCGTGACTTCATCACCTTGCGCCTTCCGCCTGGCTTCCCAGTCAAGATTG AGATCCCCCTCTTCCACGTGCTCAACGCCCGCATCACCTTCAGCAACCTGTGTGGCTGCGATGAGCCCCTGAGCTCGGTGTGGGTGCCGGCGCCCGGCTCTGCTGTCGCAACTTCAG GGAGCCCCTTCCCCTGTGAGGTGGACCCCGCTGTGTTCGAGGTGCCCGAGGGGTACAGCGTGCTGGGTGCGGAGCGCAGCGAGCCCCTGCGTGACGAGGATGATGACCTGCTGCAGTTTGCCATCCAGCAGAGCCTCCTGGAGGCGGGCACGGAGGCAGAGCAG GTGACTGTCTGGGAAGCCCTAACCAACACCCGGCCTGGTGTCCACCATGCCCAGGCCACAGCCTACGAAGAGCAGCTTCAGCTGGAGCG GGCCCTCCAGGAAAGCCTGAGGATGTCCACAGAGCCCGGGGGTCTGGGCTCCCCACACAGGACGCCCCCAACTCCGGCCCCCCCCAGCTTTGAGGAGCAGCTTCGCCTGGCCCTGGAGCTGTCCTCGCGGGAGCAGGAGGAGCGGGAGCGCCGGgggcagcaggaggaggaagacCTACAGCGGATCCTGCAGCTCTCACTCACTGAGCACTGA
- the ANKRD13D gene encoding ankyrin repeat domain-containing protein 13D isoform X2, producing MVQLVLQYRDYQRATQRLAGIPELLNKLRQAPDFYVEMKWEFTSWVPLVSKMCPSDVYRVWKRGESLRVDTSLLGFEHMTWQRGRRSFIFKGQEAGALVMEVDHDRQVVHTETLGLALHEPEVLLAAMRPSEEHVASRLTSPIVSTHLDTRNVAFERNKCGIWGWRSEKMETVSGYEAKVYSATNVELVTRTRTEHLSDQDKARIKGGKTPFQSFLGIAQQHSSHNGAPVQQAASPTNPTAISPDEYFDPNFSLESRNIGRPIEMSSKVQRFKATLWLSEEHPLSLGDQVTPIIDLMAISNAHFAKLRDFITLRLPPGFPVKIEIPLFHVLNARITFSNLCGCDEPLSSVWVPAPGSAVATSGSPFPCEVDPAVFEVPEGYSVLGAERSEPLRDEDDDLLQFAIQQSLLEAGTEAEQVTVWEALTNTRPGVHHAQATAYEEQLQLERALQESLRMSTEPGGLGSPHRTPPTPAPPSFEEQLRLALELSSREQEERERRGQQEEEDLQRILQLSLTEH from the exons ATGGTGCAGCTGGTGCTCCAGTATCGGGACTACCAGAGGGCCACGCAGAGGCTGGCCGGCATTCCGGAACTGCTCAACAAACTCCGCCAG GCCCCCGACTTCTACGTGGAGATGAAGTGGGAGTTCACCAGCTGGG TGCCCCTGGTGTCCAAGATGTGCCCGAGTGACGTGTACCGTGTGTGGAAGCGGGGTGAGAGCCTGCGGGTGGACACCAGCCTCCTGGGCTTTGAGCACATGACTTGGCAGCGTGGCCGGAGGAGCTTCATCTTCAAGGGCCAGG AGGCCGGAGCCTTGGTGATGGAGGTCGACCACGACCGGCAGGTGGTGCACACGGAGACTCTAGGGCTCGCGCTGCACGAGCCCGAAGTGCTGCTGGCCGCCATGCGGCCCAGCGAGGAGCACGTGGCCAGTCGCCTCACCTCTCCCATCGTCTCCACCCACCTGGACACTCGAAACGTGGCCTTCGAGAG GAACAAATGTGGTATCTGGGGCTGGCGGTCTGAGAAGATGGAAACCGTTAGCGGCTACGAGGCCAAG GTGTACAGTGCCACCAACGTGGAGCTGGTGACACGCACACGCACGGAGCACCTCTCTGATCAGGACAAGGCGAGGATCAAAG GGGGGAAGACTCCATTCCAGTCCTTCCTTGGCATTGCCCAGCAGCACTCCTCCCACAATGGG GCTCCTGTGCAGCAGGCAGCCAGCCCTACAAACCCCACAGCCATTTCCCCCGATGAATACTTTGACCCCAACTTCAGCCTGGAGTCGAGGAACATCGGCCGCCCCATTGAGATGTCCAGCAAAGTACAGAG GTTCAAGGCGACGCTGTGGCTGAGCGAGGAGCACCCGCTGTCCCTGGGGGACCAGGTGACGCCCATCATTGACCTGATGGCCATCAGCAACGCTCACTTTGCCAAGCTGCGTGACTTCATCACCTTGCGCCTTCCGCCTGGCTTCCCAGTCAAGATTG AGATCCCCCTCTTCCACGTGCTCAACGCCCGCATCACCTTCAGCAACCTGTGTGGCTGCGATGAGCCCCTGAGCTCGGTGTGGGTGCCGGCGCCCGGCTCTGCTGTCGCAACTTCAG GGAGCCCCTTCCCCTGTGAGGTGGACCCCGCTGTGTTCGAGGTGCCCGAGGGGTACAGCGTGCTGGGTGCGGAGCGCAGCGAGCCCCTGCGTGACGAGGATGATGACCTGCTGCAGTTTGCCATCCAGCAGAGCCTCCTGGAGGCGGGCACGGAGGCAGAGCAG GTGACTGTCTGGGAAGCCCTAACCAACACCCGGCCTGGTGTCCACCATGCCCAGGCCACAGCCTACGAAGAGCAGCTTCAGCTGGAGCG GGCCCTCCAGGAAAGCCTGAGGATGTCCACAGAGCCCGGGGGTCTGGGCTCCCCACACAGGACGCCCCCAACTCCGGCCCCCCCCAGCTTTGAGGAGCAGCTTCGCCTGGCCCTGGAGCTGTCCTCGCGGGAGCAGGAGGAGCGGGAGCGCCGGgggcagcaggaggaggaagacCTACAGCGGATCCTGCAGCTCTCACTCACTGAGCACTGA